The following nucleotide sequence is from Myxococcus stipitatus.
GCACACCCGCGAGGACAGCGGCATCCGCCTCGATGCCTCCCTGCGCTGGTGGCATGACGACGAGCCCATCCTCCATCCGAAAATCATCGAGCTCTTCAATGCCTCGCTCGTCCTCGACGACGCGGGCCGCTACCAGCTGCGCATCGGGAATGACTGGTGCTTCGTGCAGGTGGCGGACGCGGCCTACGAGGTCCGCACGGTCGATGTCACCCCGGACGAGCGCGTCTCCATCCGCTTGAGTGACCGCACCGCCGAGGCGCTGGACCCCACCTCCCTGCTGGTGGAGTCCGACGGCGTGCTCGCCTGTCGCGTGAAGCAGGGGAGGGCCAAGGCGCGCTTCTCCCGCGATGCGCAGTACCAGCTCGGCCAGCTGCTGGAGCAGGGACCCGACGGCGGCCTCCTGCTGTGCGCTGGCGAGCGGCGGCTCCCCGTGGCCCTCTCCCTCGACGCGCTCGCCGCGTCCGTCTAGGCCGCCGCGGCTTCCGCCGGAGCCGTGGGGTAGGGGAGCGGCGGGATTCCCGCGAGCTCACGGCCCAGGGCCTCCATCGCCTCGGGGTGTTCGCGCAGCCACTCCGTCGCGCGCTCCCGTCCCTGACCGATGCGCTCGCCCCGCAGGCTGAAGTGGCTGCCGGACTTCTCGATGAGGCCCGTGGCCACGCCCAGGTCCAGCACCTCGCCCGCGCGGTGGATGCCGCTGCCGTACAGCAGGTCGAACTCCGCCTCCTGGAAGGGCGGCGCCAGCTTGTTCTTCACCACCTTCACCCTCGCGCGCGAGCCCACCACCGCGTCCCCGTCCTTGAGGTTGCCCGTGCGGCGAATCTCCATCCGGACCGACGCGTAGAACTTCAGCGCGTTGCCACCCGTGGTGGTCTCCGGGTTGCCGAACATCACCCCGAGCTTCATGCGGATCTGATTGATGAAGACGATGCACGCACCCGAGCGGCTCACCGCGCCGGTGAGCTTGCGCAACGCCTGGCTCATCAGCCGCGCCTGGACGCCCATGTGCGCGTCCCCCATCTCCCCCTCGATTTCAGCCCGGGGCACCAGCGCCGCCACCGAGTCCACCACGATGAGGTCCACCGCCCCCGAGCGCACGAGCTGCTCCGTGATTTCCAGCGCCTGCTCCCCCGTGTCCGGCTGCGCCACCAGCAGCTCCTCCACGCGCACGCCCAGCTTGCGCGCGTAGGAGATGTCGAGCGCGTGCTCCGCGTCGATGAACGCCGCCACGCCGCCGGCGGCCTGCACCTGGGCGATGGCGTGCAGCGTGAGCGTCGTCTTGCCGGACGACTCGTTGCCGAACACCTCC
It contains:
- the recA gene encoding recombinase RecA yields the protein MSKLTEKLKAVAAAVASIEKQFGRGAVMTLGGDAQEQKVSVISSGSVGLDRALGVGGYPRGRVVEVFGNESSGKTTLTLHAIAQVQAAGGVAAFIDAEHALDISYARKLGVRVEELLVAQPDTGEQALEITEQLVRSGAVDLIVVDSVAALVPRAEIEGEMGDAHMGVQARLMSQALRKLTGAVSRSGACIVFINQIRMKLGVMFGNPETTTGGNALKFYASVRMEIRRTGNLKDGDAVVGSRARVKVVKNKLAPPFQEAEFDLLYGSGIHRAGEVLDLGVATGLIEKSGSHFSLRGERIGQGRERATEWLREHPEAMEALGRELAGIPPLPYPTAPAEAAAA
- a CDS encoding DUF1285 domain-containing protein; amino-acid sequence: MQPPTGQPPPGKRWHTREDSGIRLDASLRWWHDDEPILHPKIIELFNASLVLDDAGRYQLRIGNDWCFVQVADAAYEVRTVDVTPDERVSIRLSDRTAEALDPTSLLVESDGVLACRVKQGRAKARFSRDAQYQLGQLLEQGPDGGLLLCAGERRLPVALSLDALAASV